One window from the genome of Deltaproteobacteria bacterium PRO3 encodes:
- a CDS encoding single-stranded DNA-binding protein, translating into MASVNKVILIGNLGSDPEVKYTPSGAAVCNFNIATNESWTNKDGKKEERTEWHKIVVWSKLAELCGEYLSKGRPVYIEGRLQTREWNDKDGNKRYTTEVVAQTIQFLGGPMGDREGRPAGNRASRPAPGVEAAAPLEVDDDIPF; encoded by the coding sequence ATGGCGAGCGTCAATAAAGTCATCTTGATCGGCAACCTCGGCAGCGACCCCGAGGTCAAGTACACGCCCAGCGGCGCGGCGGTGTGCAATTTCAACATTGCCACCAACGAGTCCTGGACCAACAAGGACGGCAAGAAGGAAGAGCGCACCGAATGGCACAAGATCGTGGTCTGGAGCAAGCTGGCCGAGCTCTGCGGCGAGTACCTAAGCAAGGGCCGCCCGGTCTACATCGAGGGCCGCCTGCAGACCCGCGAGTGGAACGACAAGGACGGCAACAAGCGCTACACCACCGAGGTGGTGGCTCAGACGATCCAGTTCCTGGGCGGACCGATGGGCGACCGCGAGGGCCGTCCCGCCGGCAATCGGGCCTCGCGCCCGGCCCCAGGGGTCGAGGCGGCCGCTCCCCTCGAGGTGGACGACGATATTCCCTTTTAA
- a CDS encoding tetratricopeptide repeat protein, whose product MRRFPHWLLFAGLLVACAAPKSMPADIDRLKSPSELGEASRRAYLAARDAAAKSDKLKRAHEGIVYADKCLKADPQAADCLYFHALNTGVYIKNHIPNYQKGLKKMVANCEALNQIRPDFEHAGCYRILGNIFAQAPSFSLNPKNITQDLDRSVGYLREAVKISPDYPLNRLFLARSLEQSGDTEGARAELKAFDALPKDGLAQDYPDWKKERDSLAQKLL is encoded by the coding sequence ATGCGAAGATTCCCGCATTGGCTGCTGTTCGCCGGCCTGCTCGTCGCCTGCGCCGCGCCCAAGTCGATGCCCGCCGACATCGACCGACTGAAAAGCCCGTCCGAGCTGGGCGAGGCCTCGCGCCGGGCCTACCTGGCCGCCCGCGACGCCGCCGCGAAATCCGACAAGCTCAAGCGCGCCCACGAGGGCATCGTATACGCCGACAAGTGCCTGAAGGCCGATCCCCAGGCCGCCGACTGCCTCTACTTCCACGCCCTCAACACCGGCGTCTACATCAAGAACCACATCCCCAACTACCAGAAGGGCCTAAAAAAGATGGTCGCGAATTGCGAGGCCTTGAACCAAATTCGACCGGATTTCGAACACGCGGGCTGCTACCGCATCCTAGGCAACATCTTCGCCCAGGCCCCCTCCTTTTCGCTCAACCCCAAGAATATCACCCAAGACCTGGACCGCTCGGTGGGCTACCTGCGGGAGGCCGTGAAAATTTCCCCGGATTATCCGCTCAATCGCCTCTTTTTGGCCCGCAGCCTCGAGCAATCCGGCGACACCGAAGGGGCCCGAGCCGAGCTGAAGGCCTTCGACGCCCTCCCTAAGGACGGCCTCGCCCAGGACTATCCCGACTGGAAGAAAGAGCGGGATTCCCTGGCACAGAAGTTGCTGTAG